One genomic segment of Candidatus Alcyoniella australis includes these proteins:
- a CDS encoding glycosyltransferase family 4 protein, which translates to MRIWVVARVDLSSRKGGASHVEHFVREVCARGHEVRLFMPRPVGKLPELPCDCSLLPSGGRSFWAAHLLFELAAFFTMLRLASKERPRRVYLRHGLFCLLPLVAARLLRVPAAVEQNGVIAAELKMAGRPRWEIALQRRFERTAYSLAQWIVTVTQGIKQHVVNDLSVPEPKVFVVPNGADPQRLQPRDAAEAKRSLKIDPDELAVGYLGNFEPYQDLDTLIEALALLNGRGVRFTALIVGSGTRFEQVTALARERGVYERCLFTGAVSHDLVEQHIAAMDVCVVPKRPLTSGYSPIKLFEYLACGRPVVVSDLPGFEIVAENGLGLTAAAEDPTALAEALERLLGDEQLRGQMGRRGRAYAQGPGSWSQTVRNVLEVIGVQAA; encoded by the coding sequence ATGAGGATCTGGGTCGTAGCCCGGGTCGATCTGAGCTCGCGCAAGGGCGGGGCGTCCCACGTGGAGCACTTCGTGCGCGAGGTCTGCGCCCGGGGTCACGAGGTGCGGCTGTTTATGCCGCGGCCCGTGGGCAAACTGCCCGAGCTGCCGTGCGATTGCAGCCTGCTGCCCTCCGGTGGACGCTCGTTTTGGGCCGCGCACCTGCTGTTCGAGCTGGCCGCGTTTTTTACCATGCTGCGGCTGGCGTCCAAGGAGCGGCCGCGGCGCGTCTATCTGCGGCACGGGCTGTTCTGCCTGCTGCCGCTGGTCGCCGCGCGTCTACTGCGCGTGCCCGCGGCAGTGGAACAGAACGGGGTCATCGCCGCCGAGCTGAAGATGGCCGGGCGGCCGCGCTGGGAGATCGCGCTGCAGCGGCGTTTCGAGCGCACGGCCTACTCCCTGGCTCAGTGGATAGTGACCGTGACCCAGGGAATCAAACAACATGTGGTGAATGATTTGAGCGTGCCTGAACCAAAAGTTTTTGTGGTGCCCAACGGCGCGGACCCCCAGAGGTTGCAACCCAGAGACGCGGCCGAGGCCAAGCGTTCGCTGAAGATCGATCCGGACGAGCTGGCGGTGGGCTATTTGGGCAACTTCGAGCCCTACCAAGATCTGGATACCTTGATCGAGGCGCTGGCCCTGCTCAACGGGCGCGGCGTGCGATTTACCGCGCTGATCGTGGGCAGCGGCACGCGCTTTGAGCAGGTCACGGCGCTGGCCCGCGAGCGCGGCGTGTACGAGCGCTGTCTATTCACCGGCGCGGTATCCCACGATTTGGTCGAACAACACATCGCGGCGATGGACGTCTGCGTGGTGCCCAAGCGGCCATTGACCTCGGGCTACTCTCCGATCAAGCTGTTCGAGTACTTGGCCTGCGGACGGCCGGTGGTGGTCTCGGACCTTCCCGGGTTCGAGATCGTGGCCGAGAACGGGCTGGGCTTAACCGCCGCTGCCGAGGATCCGACGGCGTTGGCCGAAGCGCTTGAGCGTCTGCTGGGCGACGAGCAATTGCGTGGGCAAATGGGGCGGCGCGGACGCGCCTACGCCCAGGGGCCGGGAAGCTGGTCCCAGACCGTGCGCAACGTATTGGAGGTTATTGGTGTCCAGGCCGCTTAA
- a CDS encoding phosphotransferase, with protein MSEQRFEISADGRYKIREFASERDAARAERYLSVLNVAKVGSPRLIERQGARLIMEYVDAQPLSGRLGLSGRRTLAELMAQIHGLRELDLPLEQGLAGYREQSANYLQRYIEAGLLDQSEADQLAQRLMALTPKRMFAALVHDDLHARNVLRAPAGLVLIDYAGVKALSLEHDLLNASYSLLTSVGARLYGRYSLRGYFVRSYARQSTRCVDVLKSAQYGLHFYEAFNRLRKGSNALSAWRGAKLEPAQRALEVVRLMVDQ; from the coding sequence ATGAGCGAGCAGCGTTTTGAGATCAGTGCGGACGGCCGATATAAAATCCGCGAGTTCGCCTCAGAACGCGACGCGGCCCGGGCCGAGCGCTACCTGTCGGTGCTTAACGTGGCCAAGGTCGGATCGCCGCGATTGATCGAACGCCAAGGCGCGCGTCTGATCATGGAATACGTGGACGCCCAGCCGCTCAGCGGACGTTTGGGACTATCGGGCAGACGCACGTTGGCCGAGCTGATGGCGCAAATCCACGGTCTGCGCGAGCTCGACCTGCCCCTTGAACAGGGGCTGGCGGGCTATCGCGAGCAGAGCGCAAACTATTTGCAGCGCTACATCGAGGCCGGATTGCTCGACCAGTCTGAGGCGGACCAACTGGCGCAACGGCTGATGGCGCTGACGCCTAAGCGAATGTTCGCGGCGTTGGTGCACGACGATCTGCACGCGCGCAACGTGCTGCGCGCGCCCGCGGGCCTGGTGCTGATCGACTACGCCGGGGTCAAGGCGCTGAGCCTGGAGCACGACCTGCTCAACGCCTCGTACTCGCTGCTGACCTCGGTCGGCGCGCGGCTCTACGGCCGCTACTCCCTGCGCGGGTACTTCGTGCGCAGCTACGCGCGGCAGTCAACGCGCTGCGTCGATGTGCTCAAATCCGCGCAGTACGGCCTGCATTTTTATGAGGCGTTCAACCGTCTGCGCAAAGGCTCCAACGCGCTCTCGGCCTGGCGCGGCGCAAAGCTCGAGCCCGCGCAAAGGGCGCTGGAGGTCGTGCGTTTGATGGTGGACCAATGA
- a CDS encoding oligosaccharide flippase family protein, translating into MSRAASLLRGSGFYALGNLAPKLMALALIPIYTYLLSERQYGIVTYVTSLAAIMLALTELGFRSSVLRFYFDYEGDPARLKRFLGTSAGFLIAVGLLLTVAALATGKYWGPLLVKDTSMGFWPFLALGVLIAFCQLSHVVPMAMLRASERAGLYAILQIGEYLLIAGLVVLALVGIERSARAALWARFIAVAVFFVIMSVLIWRKARPALDLPMLKRSLIYGLPLTAHAVANWSQTFLDRVLLERMTSLDRVGLYSLGYNIGMLMSAINLAFNRAFLPYHLREVKNNPDAKRHLARVAEDYWAYLGLAAAFGVLFAREGIMLLTPERFYEAHRVVPWVIGGYLAHGMYYPLINNLLLLKRTGMIPLATAASAGLNVLLNLYWIPRWNIVGAAAATCASYLLLTLIVYLWSQRLNPMPYRLRRVALVLGSYAVIGLGVHLIQLRPDQLLAPLAIKAAVLVGYFWLLKALGAIDPRRALSLIRDALGRSAR; encoded by the coding sequence ATGAGCAGGGCCGCAAGCCTGTTGCGCGGCTCGGGATTTTACGCGCTGGGCAACCTGGCTCCCAAGCTGATGGCCCTGGCGCTGATCCCGATCTACACCTACCTGCTCAGCGAGCGCCAGTACGGGATCGTCACCTACGTCACCTCGCTGGCCGCGATCATGCTGGCGCTGACCGAGCTGGGATTTCGCTCGTCGGTGCTGCGCTTCTATTTCGATTACGAGGGCGATCCGGCGCGTCTCAAGCGCTTTCTGGGGACCAGCGCCGGATTTCTGATCGCGGTCGGTCTGCTGCTGACCGTGGCCGCCCTGGCTACCGGCAAATACTGGGGCCCGCTGCTGGTCAAAGATACGTCCATGGGTTTCTGGCCGTTTCTGGCCCTGGGCGTGCTGATTGCCTTTTGCCAGCTGAGCCACGTGGTGCCGATGGCGATGCTGCGTGCAAGCGAGCGCGCCGGGCTCTACGCAATATTGCAGATCGGCGAATACCTGCTGATCGCCGGGCTGGTGGTGCTGGCGCTGGTTGGAATCGAGCGTTCGGCGCGGGCAGCGCTGTGGGCGCGTTTTATTGCGGTGGCGGTGTTCTTCGTAATCATGAGCGTGCTGATTTGGCGCAAGGCGCGTCCGGCGCTGGATTTGCCGATGCTCAAACGCTCGTTGATCTACGGTCTGCCGCTGACCGCTCACGCCGTGGCCAACTGGTCGCAGACGTTTCTGGACCGCGTGCTGCTCGAACGGATGACGTCGCTGGACCGCGTGGGGCTGTACTCGCTGGGCTACAACATCGGCATGCTGATGTCGGCGATCAACCTGGCTTTCAACCGCGCGTTCCTGCCCTACCACCTGCGCGAGGTCAAGAACAATCCCGATGCCAAGCGGCACCTGGCGCGCGTGGCCGAGGACTACTGGGCCTACCTGGGGCTGGCCGCGGCCTTTGGCGTGCTGTTCGCGCGCGAGGGGATCATGCTGCTCACGCCCGAGCGCTTTTACGAGGCGCACCGCGTGGTGCCCTGGGTCATCGGCGGCTATTTGGCCCACGGCATGTACTACCCGCTGATCAACAACCTGCTGCTGCTCAAACGCACGGGGATGATTCCCCTGGCCACGGCCGCGTCGGCCGGACTCAACGTGCTGCTCAACCTGTATTGGATCCCGCGTTGGAACATTGTCGGCGCGGCGGCCGCCACCTGCGCCAGCTATCTGCTGCTGACGCTGATCGTCTATCTGTGGAGCCAGCGGCTCAACCCAATGCCGTACCGCCTGCGCCGTGTCGCCCTGGTGCTGGGCTCCTACGCGGTCATCGGCCTGGGCGTACACCTGATCCAGCTGCGGCCCGACCAGCTGCTCGCGCCGCTGGCAATTAAGGCCGCGGTGCTGGTCGGCTACTTCTGGTTGCTCAAGGCGTTGGGCGCGATCGATCCGCGCCGGGCGCTGAGCCTGATCCGCGATGCCCTGGGACGCAGCGCCCGATGA
- the wecB gene encoding UDP-N-acetylglucosamine 2-epimerase (non-hydrolyzing), producing MSNDKSIPRVLTVLGARPQFVKAAALCHRLQLAQQESGPLIEHVIVHTGQHFDPEMSRTFFDELGIPAPDVNLGVHSGGHGEMTGRMLIALEAELLARRPDAVLVYGDTNSTLAGALAAAKLRIPVAHVEAGLRSFDDSMPEELNRVLCDRLSALLFAPTAAAVQNLEREGITRGVKLVGDVMYDAIRIFSERARQYGGLISELGLEPGGYVLATCHRAKNVDDPLRLGRIFQGLGSVAQRMPVLLPLHPRTRQRLDAPDAPDLRSMPGLRIVKPLGYLQTLALLGEAAALVTDSGGMQKEAYVLGVPCVTVRGNTEWVETVDDRANVLADDDPQLIADRVLDQSWFSRGDPQRHYGRGDASRLILEQLLERLG from the coding sequence ATGAGTAACGACAAATCGATTCCGCGGGTCCTGACTGTACTCGGGGCCCGTCCGCAGTTCGTCAAGGCTGCCGCGCTGTGCCATCGACTGCAACTGGCGCAGCAGGAGTCCGGTCCGCTGATCGAGCACGTGATCGTGCACACCGGTCAGCACTTCGACCCCGAGATGAGCCGCACGTTTTTCGACGAGCTGGGCATTCCCGCGCCCGACGTAAACCTGGGAGTGCACAGCGGCGGACACGGCGAGATGACCGGCCGGATGTTGATCGCCCTGGAGGCCGAGCTGCTCGCCAGGCGACCCGACGCGGTACTGGTCTACGGCGACACCAATTCGACACTGGCCGGAGCATTGGCCGCGGCCAAGCTGCGCATCCCCGTGGCCCACGTTGAGGCCGGGCTGCGCTCGTTCGACGATTCGATGCCCGAGGAACTCAACCGCGTGCTGTGCGACCGGCTTTCGGCACTGCTGTTTGCGCCCACCGCGGCCGCGGTGCAAAACCTCGAGCGCGAGGGAATCACCCGCGGCGTAAAGCTGGTGGGCGACGTGATGTACGACGCGATCCGCATTTTCTCCGAGCGCGCGCGGCAGTACGGCGGGCTGATCAGCGAGCTGGGGCTCGAGCCTGGCGGCTACGTGCTGGCCACCTGCCACCGCGCCAAGAACGTGGACGACCCGCTGCGACTGGGCCGGATCTTCCAGGGCCTGGGCAGCGTGGCCCAGCGCATGCCGGTGCTGCTGCCGCTCCATCCGCGCACCAGGCAACGGCTCGACGCGCCCGACGCGCCCGATCTGCGCAGCATGCCCGGCTTGCGGATCGTCAAGCCGCTGGGCTATCTGCAAACCCTGGCGCTGCTGGGAGAGGCCGCGGCGTTGGTCACCGACTCGGGCGGGATGCAGAAGGAGGCCTACGTGCTCGGCGTGCCGTGCGTGACGGTGCGCGGGAACACCGAGTGGGTCGAGACCGTGGACGATCGCGCCAACGTGCTGGCCGATGACGATCCGCAGTTGATCGCGGACCGCGTCCTCGATCAATCGTGGTTCAGTCGCGGCGATCCGCAGCGCCACTACGGCCGGGGCGACGCCTCGCGGCTGATCCTCGAACAGCTGCTGGAGCGGCTTGGATGA